In a single window of the Anguilla rostrata isolate EN2019 chromosome 6, ASM1855537v3, whole genome shotgun sequence genome:
- the LOC135257627 gene encoding hormonally up-regulated neu tumor-associated kinase, translating to MPAAVKAALEGIIGDAAEPDRIIPEWDRPEREGGVPACLAKVPRDVVKNFPHTKRVGNYLVGKMINKGSFAKVMEGLHISTGEKVAIKVIDKKKARLDSYVLKNMKREPRVHQMVRHPNVVQLLETLETENSYYMAVELCLGGDLMDRICDRKRLDEREVRRYTRQILSAVEHLHRHGVVHRDLKIENFLLDEYNNIKIVDFGLSNTLKAESLAQDLLSTQCGSPAYAAPELLAHKKYGPKVDVWSVGVSMFAMLTGTLPFTVEPFNIKQLHQKMVSGEISNIPVSLLPPPRFSTAAVQFMLSLLEPDPAKRPSVKEAMEERWLNEGYAKKPLNSVFYRNRLQPEELNSAVLNYMSESLGYSLSDAVHTLVNNRPSSVMATYCLLLKKLARNQKGLKAIKKVGSSEWNLPSKTWTDRKEKTPQKVLPQEAAAEKSTKKSSRSLRAQCHDDESPDNRKKADETAKENLTATEPNEMSLPSPPRSTEVITDDQIAITLENKESFFPEVSTFAEREIVHLSPPKTSCREASCSKLCESAPCDVPANGDPGQPPKPHEPRPALSENRPADGGSRRHADDKLDKLQAFYSDKGVSPRMHQENRAHCRSPAGQQEARFKDILKAMDEKAPALTWRCPEKDGRHFATIDAMQTTSSPLPRLRHAAPKEGVARGVTWMGVTRHSTGGSPFLVNGSRPPAFPAARQQTLVIKSLRHSKERGRVAGGNGAAKRNSVQLRGSRRAADLNLPLLSPAFQPKADRKPELFRMDFG from the exons ATGCCGGCGGCAGTGAAAGCAGCCCTGGAGGGGATCATCGGGGACGCGGCCGAGCCGGACAGGATCATCCCCGAGTGGGACCGTCCCGAACGGGAGGGGGGCGTCCCGGCCTGCCTGGCCAAGGTGCCGCGGGACGTGGTGAAGAACTTCCCCCACACCAAGCGCGTGGGGAACTACCTGGTGGGCAAGATGATCAACAAGGGCTCCTTCGCCAAAGTGATGGAGGGACTTCACATCAGCACGGGGGAGAAG GTGGCCATCAAGGTGATCGACAAGAAGAAGGCCCGGCTGGACTCGTACGTGCTGAAGAACATGAAGCGGGAGCCGCGCGTCCACCAGATGGTCCGGCACCCCAACGTGGTGCAGCTGCTGGAGACGCTGGAGACGGAGAACTCGTACTACATGGCGGTGGAGCTGTGCCTGGGCGGGGACCTGATGGACCGCATCTGCGACAGGAAGCGCCTGGACGAGCGCGAGGTGCGCCGCTACACCCGCCAGATCCTGTCCGCCGTGGAGCACCTGCACCGCCACGGCGTCGTGCACAG GGATCTAAAAATTGAAAACTTCCTCTTGGATGAATATAACAACATCAAGATTGTTG ACTTCGGGCTGAGCAACACCCTGAAGGCGGAGTCCCTGGCGCAGGACCTGCTCAGCACGCAGTGCGGAAGCCCCGCCTACGCGGCGCCCGAGCTGCTGGCGCACAAGAAGTACGGCCCCAAGGTGGACGTGTGGTCCGT GGGGGTGAGCATGTTCGCCATGCTAACGGGCACTCTACCCTTCACCGTCGAGCCCTTCAACATCAAACAGCTGCATCAGAAAATGGTCAGCGGTGAAATCAGCAACATCCCT GTATcactactcccccccccccgattttCCACAGCCGCCGTGCAGTTCATGCTGTCCCTGCTGGAGCCCGACCCGGCCAAGAGGCCCAGCGTGAAGGAGGCCATGGAGGAGCGATGGCTGAACGAGGGCTACGCCAAGAAGCCGCTGAATTCGGTCTTCTACAGAAACAG ACTCCAGCCGGAGGAGCTGAACTCGGCCGTGCTGAACTACATGAGCGAGTCCCTGGGCTACAGCCTCTCTGACGCCGTCCACACCCTGGTCAACAACCGGCCCTCGTCCGTCATGGCCACCTACTGCCTCCTGCTGAAGAAGCTCGCCCGCAACCAGAAAGGCCTCAAGGCCATAAAG AAAGTCGGCAGCAGCGAGTGGAATCTCCCCAGCAAGACGTGGACAGACCGCAAGGAGAAAACACCCCAAAAGGTCCTGCCACAG GAGGCCGCAGCGGAGAAGAGCACGAAGAAGTCCAGCAGGTCGTTGCGAGCCCAGTGTCACGACGACGAGTCCCcagataacagaaaaaaagcagacgAAACCGCGAAGGAGAACCTGACGGCCACCGAGCCCAACGAGATGTCGCTGCCCTCACCGCCGCGGTCCACAGAAGTCATTACGGACGACCAGATCGCCATCACACTGGAGAACAAAGAGAGCTTCTTTCCGGAAG TGTCCACGTTCGCGGAGCGGGAAATCGtccacctctcccctcccaAGACCTCCTGCAGGGAGGCCTCCTGCTCCAAGCTCTGCGAGTCGGCCCCCTGTGACGTCCCGGCCAACGGGGACCCCGGCCAACCGCCGAAACCCCACGAGCCACGGCCCGCCCTCTCCGAGAACCGCCCGGCGGACGGGGGCAGCCGTCGCCACGCCGACGACAAGCTGGACAAGCTCCAGGCCTTCTACTCGGACAAGGGCgtctctcccagaatgcaccaggaGAACAGGGCGCACTGCAGGAGCCCCGCGGGCCAGCAGGAGGCCCGCTTCAAGGACATCCTGAAGGCCATGGACGAGAAGGCCCCGGCCCTGACCTGGCGGTGCCCGGAGAAGGACGGCCGCCATTTTGCCACCATAGACGCCATGCAGACCACCTCCTCGCCCTTGCCAAGGCTGAGGCACGCGGCGCCCAAGGAGGGCGTGGCCCGGGGGGTGACGTGGATGGGCGTGACACGGCACAGCACGGGGGGGTCCCCCTTCCTGGTGAACGGGTCCAGGCCGCCGGCGTTCCCCGCCGCCCGGCAGCAGACCCTGGTGATCAAGAGCCTGCGCCACTCCAAAGAGAGGGGGCGCGTCGCCGGGGGCAACGGCGCGGCCAAGCGCAACTCCGTCCAGCTCAGGGGCTCCCGCCGGGCGGCCGACCTCAACCTGCCGCTCCTGTCCCCCGCCTTCCAGCCCAAAGCCGACCGGAAGCCTGAGCTCTTCCGCATGGATTTCGGGTAG